A region from the Gossypium hirsutum isolate 1008001.06 chromosome A08, Gossypium_hirsutum_v2.1, whole genome shotgun sequence genome encodes:
- the LOC107947654 gene encoding uncharacterized protein produces the protein MHLDKIQDIIKIPIATIIYNTWCSNQSFQNLSMVEQEQVKPLAPAAFRDEEEALSTQLNLRKRRYVQCCGCIAALSLILAVVVLVLFFTLFRIHDPKIKINSVTIQRLELINGSLRNDVNVTLLADVSVKNPNVATFKFSNSTTLIYYGGRVIGGAIHLQGQAKARRTLQRNVTVELDPEKIEAVPSFRSDLNSGAFSISSYSTISGRVKILKIVRKRVVVRLNCTTTYRISGRQFIGESCRPELDF, from the coding sequence ATGCATTTAGACAAAATACAGGATATAATTAAAATCCCAATTGCTACCATTATATATAACACCTGGTGTAGCAACCAAAGTTTCCAAAACTTGTCCATGGTCGAGCAGGAGCAGGTCAAGCCCTTAGCCCCGGCAGCCTTCAGAGACGAGGAAGAAGCCTTGTCTACGCAATTGAATCTGAGAAAGAGAAGATATGTGCAGTGCTGCGGTTGCATCGCTGCGCTTTCCTTAATCCTAGCGGTGGTAGTTCTCGTGCTGTTTTTCACTCTTTTTCGCATACACGATCCCAAGATCAAGATCAACTCTGTAACCATCCAGCGCCTGGAGCTTATAAACGGGAGTCTCAGGAATGATGTGAATGTTACACTTTTAGCCGATGTTTCAGTAAAGAACCCCAATGTGGCAACCTTCAAATTCAGTAACAGCACAACGTTGATTTACTACGGTGGGAGGGTGATCGGTGGGGCCATCCATCTCCAAGGGCAGGCCAAGGCACGGCGTACACTGCAGAGGAATGTGACGGTGGAATTAGATCCTGAGAAAATTGAGGCCGTTCCAAGCTTTAGGAGCGATCTTAATTCAGGGGCGTTCAGCATAAGCAGTTACAGTACAATTTCGGGTCGagttaaaatacttaaaattgtAAGGAAACGCGTTGTGGTTAGATTAAATTGTACCACGACTTATAGAATCTCGGGAAGACAGTTCATCGGAGAAAGTTGCAGGCCTGAACTAGATTTCTAG